Proteins from a single region of Festucalex cinctus isolate MCC-2025b chromosome 19, RoL_Fcin_1.0, whole genome shotgun sequence:
- the mrpl53 gene encoding large ribosomal subunit protein mL53, with translation MAARRNAAVVLKAVKKVAVHFCPFEANVRSTREFLVMVGSGKARSTNLNCEVISIVKHDESEPFVDVTYVDGERLLMKGANLTSSEMLNAFQARCTAKDLQAKAAAK, from the exons ATGGCGGCACGCAGGAACGCGGCGGTGGTGCTGAAGGCGGTGAAGAAAGTCGCCGTCCACTTTTGTCCGTTCGAGGCCAACGTCCGGTCGACGCG GGAATTCCTGGTCATGGTGGGCTCGGGGAAGGCCAGATCGACCAATTTAAACTGCGAGGTGATATCCATTGTTAAACACGATGAATCGGAACCTTTTGTGGATGTCACTTATG TGGACGGCGAGAGGCTGCTGATGAAGGGCGCCAACCTGACCAGCAGCGAGATGCTCAACGCCTTCCAGGCCCGATGCACGGCCAAGGACCTCCAGGCCAAGGCTGCAGCCAAATAA
- the fabp4a gene encoding fatty acid binding protein 4a, producing MVEKFVGTWKMVSSDNFDDYMKAIGVGFAVRQVGNRTKPSLIVTVDDQGTVSMKTQSTFKTSEIKFKLNEPFEETTADDRKTRTVISLENGKLVQKQSWDGKETSIEREVTDGKLIARCIMGDVVAVRTYVREA from the exons ATGGTTGAGAAGTTTGTCGGCACGTGGAAGATGGTTTCCAGCGATAACTTTGACGACTACATGAAAGCAATTg GCGTCGGCTTCGCGGTCCGGCAGGTGGGCAATCGCACCAAGCCCAGCTTGATCGTGACGGTGGACGACCAGGGCACCGTCAGCATGAAGACGCAGAGCACGTTCAAGACGTCTGAGATCAAATTCAAGCTCAACGAGCCCTTCGAGGAGACCACCGCCGACGACAGGAAGACGCGG ACCGTCATCAGCTTGGAAAATGGCAAACTTGTGCAAAAGCAGAGCTGGGACGGCAAAGAGACGAGCATCGAGAGGGAAGTCACTGACGGCAAATTAATAGCG AGGTGCATCATGGGAGACGTGGTGGCAGTGAGGACATATGTGAGGGAGGCGTGA